The Bdellovibrio bacteriovorus region CTGCATCGGCATTCGTACGGTCATGCCTGCCATGCCACGACAGGATTCAGCACAGCGACGACACACTTCCGCGCAATTGGCAAAAACCTCGTCGTCCTCGTAGCGTTCACACTCAATGGCACAAGCATCACAAAGTTCAAAAGAAAGCTCGCACGCCTGATGATGAAATTCCGAGTCCGCGATCATCAACTTAGCCGAGATACTGCATGCA contains the following coding sequences:
- a CDS encoding four-helix bundle copper-binding protein, whose translation is MAMNQIQDSDTAKCINNCLASVRVCTETLHYCLQQKGTAFSGKHIALLQFCADACSISAKLMIADSEFHHQACELSFELCDACAIECERYEDDEVFANCAEVCRRCAESCRGMAGMTVRMPMQGRSEGNQARM